The DNA window ACTTGACGCCCACCTGGTGTGCGGTGGCGTAGTCGAGCAGCTCCCAGAAGTCCGGCCGGACGGTGGGCTCGCCACCGCCGATGTTGACGTAGAAGATCTGCATGGCCTGCATCTCGTCGATGACCGCCTTGGCCTCGGCGGTGCTGAGCTCCCGGGGGTCTCGGCGCCCGGAACTCGACAGGCAGTGCGAGCAGGACAGGTTGCAGGCGTAGGTGAGTTCCCACGTCAGGCAGATCGGTGCATCGAGCCCGTGTTCGAACAGGTCCACCAGCCGTTCGGCGGTCGCGGTCATGGGGTGAGGTTCCTTTCGGCGAGCATGGACGATCTGGCGAGCGCGGCGAGTGCTCGCGCGTAACGGGGCAGGTCGTCCTCGGTGACGCCGGCGGCGTGGCAGGCGGCGCGGGCGGTGTCGGATTTCTCGAGGTTCTGCACGATCGTCAGCAGCCGGCGTTCTTTCAAGAAGGACAGTTGCCTGGTGCTGAAGTGGTAGAGCAGGGCGCCGAACGGCTCGGGCCGCACCGAGACCTGCGGGTGCAGGTCCCAGGCGCGGTCGAGGTCCAGGACGGCCGCCGTCACGGGTCGCATGTCGACGGGCCTGGTCGGCGGCTCAGTAGACGCCGCACATGCCGTCGATGGAGACCTCTTCGATCAGCTCGTCGGTCTCGACGAGGGAGTCGACCGGGGTCGTCTCGACGCTGGTGTCGGGTGCCGGCTGCGGGGTCTGTGTGTCGTCCATGGGTCGCTCCTAGGTGAGGGAAACGGTGGCGCCGCTGTGACCGGCGTCATGCGAAGGAGGTTAATGGCATCAAGTGCCAAAATAAAAGGGCACCTGGTGCCAAAATTGCGACCTCATCGTCTGTCCGGCACCGCTCACCTGCCGTGGCGTCAATCGTCGACAGCGTGGCGCGCGTTCCCTATGCGCCCGGATCCGCTGCCACGACAGTGGAGTTGCTCCCGGCCGGCCGGCGCATCGCCGACGAGGACCCGGTGCGGGTCATCCGGTCGGGCAGTCCCCTGCTCCACGCCGCCCGGGCTGCCGCCGACGTTTCGGCTCGAGCCGGCCGGCGGATGAGTGATCACTGAGGGAACGCGAGGAGAACCATGGAGATCGGCCTTTTCTACGCCTACCAGTTGCCGGACACGACGCCCTCGGAAGGGTTCGAGTGGGATCTGCAGACCGCCCGGTGGGCTGACGGCTACGGCTTGACCGAGGCGTGGTTCTCCGAGCACTACACCGTCGGGTACGAGCGGTGGTGCTCGCCCGAGCTGCAGATCGCCGCGGTCGCCCGCGAGACGACCTCCCTGCGGCTGGGCACGGGCGCGAACCTGATCCCGTACCACCACCCGGTCGCCCTCGCGTACCGGCTGATGATGCTCGACCACATGACCAAGGGCCGGCTGATGGTCGGGTTCGGCGCCGGCGGCTTCTCGACCGACGCGCACCTGTTCGGCACGCAGATGCCGGCCCAGAACCACGAGATGCTGGAGGAGGGGCAGCAGCTCATCCGCCAGATCTGGGCCAACGAGGGCGAAGCGCTGAAGGTCGCCGGCAAGCACTTCTCGGTGGACATCCCCGCGCTGGAGCAGCCGCTGCATCTCGGTAGCCACTGGCGGCCGTATCAGCCGGGTGGCCCGCGGGTGGCGGTCGCCGGGTTCACCCCGGCGTCGTCGACCATCCGCGAGGGCGGTGCCCGCGGTGACATCCCGATGTCGATCGCCTTCACCAACGAGTACCTGGCCAGCCACTGGGCGGCGTACTGCGAGGGGGCGGCCCGCACCGGCGTGACGCCGAACCGGGAGGACTGGCGCATCGTGCGGGACGTGGTGGTGGCCGACACCGACGAGGCCGCGTGGGAGCTGGCGTACTCGGAGCCGTACCGGCGTGTCTACGAGGAGTGGGTGATCCCGCACAACATGCCCATGCTGCTGAAGATGATGCCGGGGGTGCGGCCGGAGGACATCACCTTCGAGGCCTTCAGCCAGGGCTGGATCGTGGGCTCGCCGGAGACCGTGACCGAGGCGCTGGTCGCCGAGCAGCAGCTGACCGGCGGGTTCGGCAAACTCCTGGTCCACAACATGGACTTCCACCGTGAGCCGGACGGCTACCGGCGACACCTCGAGCTGCTCGGCACCGTGGTCGCCCCGGCCGTCACCGAGCGCACTGCTGCCCTGTTCGCCGCCAAGTGACACCCGGCCGCTGACATTCCTCTGATGGAAAGGAACACCATGGGTCTTCTGGACGGCAAGGTTGTGCTCATCACGGGGGCGGCCCGCGGGCAGGGACGCGCCCACGCGGTCGAGTCCGCACGGCACGGAGCGGATGTCATCATCACCGACATCGCCGCCCCGGTTGACAGCATTCCCTACGACCTGGCGGTCAAGGAGGACCTCGAGGAAACCGCCCGGCTGGTGCAGGAGCAGGGCCGGCGCGCGATGACGAGCGTCGTCGACGTCCGCTCCCAGCAGGCCTTGGACGACGTCGTGGCGCGGGGCGTGGCCGAGTTCGGCAAGATCGACTGTTTGATCGCCAATGCCGGGATTCTGAGCATCGGCACTCTGTGGGAGATGGACGACAAGACCTGGCAGGACATGATCGACATCAACCTGACCGGCGTCTGGCGGTCCGCCAAGGCGGTTCTGCCGCACATGGTCGAACGCCGGAGCGGTTCGATCGTGATGATCGCTTCGAGTAACGCCGACGACCCGGATCCGGGCATCGGCCACTACACGGCGGCGAAGGCCGGAGTCGTCGGCCTGATGAAGAACTTCGCCGTGGAGGCCGCGCCCTTCAGCGTCCGGTGCAACGCCATCAAGCCCGGCTTCGTCGGCACCACGATGGTGGGATGGCAGGGCATGCTCGATCGTTACGCCGGTGGCGAGGGCGGCACCCTCGACCACATGTACGCGGCCGGGTACTACT is part of the Actinoplanes missouriensis 431 genome and encodes:
- the mftB gene encoding mycofactocin biosynthesis chaperone MftB (MftB, a small protein, is a peptide chaperone that assists the radical SAM enzyme MftC in performing two modifications to the C-terminal Val-Tyr dipeptide of the mycofactocin precursor peptide, MftA. MftB's role is analogous to the role of PqqD in the biosynthesis of PQQ, a cofactor that derives entirely from a Tyr and a Glu in the precursor PqqA.), which gives rise to MRPVTAAVLDLDRAWDLHPQVSVRPEPFGALLYHFSTRQLSFLKERRLLTIVQNLEKSDTARAACHAAGVTEDDLPRYARALAALARSSMLAERNLTP
- the mftA gene encoding mycofactocin precursor MftA (Mycofactocin is a small molecule electron carrier derived from the final two amino acids, Val-Tyr, of MftA, the mycofactocin precursor. It plays a role in redox homeostasis and the metabolism of alcohols and aldehydes in Actinobacteria, including Mycobacterium tuberculosis.); this translates as MDDTQTPQPAPDTSVETTPVDSLVETDELIEEVSIDGMCGVY
- a CDS encoding mycofactocin-coupled SDR family oxidoreductase: MERNTMGLLDGKVVLITGAARGQGRAHAVESARHGADVIITDIAAPVDSIPYDLAVKEDLEETARLVQEQGRRAMTSVVDVRSQQALDDVVARGVAEFGKIDCLIANAGILSIGTLWEMDDKTWQDMIDINLTGVWRSAKAVLPHMVERRSGSIVMIASSNADDPDPGIGHYTAAKAGVVGLMKNFAVEAAPFSVRCNAIKPGFVGTTMVGWQGMLDRYAGGEGGTLDHMYAAGYYYNALPTPMLEPDAVARVAVFLNSELAEFVTGQHFFVDAGHSVLPRSNMAAEIPTD
- a CDS encoding LLM class flavin-dependent oxidoreductase; this translates as MEIGLFYAYQLPDTTPSEGFEWDLQTARWADGYGLTEAWFSEHYTVGYERWCSPELQIAAVARETTSLRLGTGANLIPYHHPVALAYRLMMLDHMTKGRLMVGFGAGGFSTDAHLFGTQMPAQNHEMLEEGQQLIRQIWANEGEALKVAGKHFSVDIPALEQPLHLGSHWRPYQPGGPRVAVAGFTPASSTIREGGARGDIPMSIAFTNEYLASHWAAYCEGAARTGVTPNREDWRIVRDVVVADTDEAAWELAYSEPYRRVYEEWVIPHNMPMLLKMMPGVRPEDITFEAFSQGWIVGSPETVTEALVAEQQLTGGFGKLLVHNMDFHREPDGYRRHLELLGTVVAPAVTERTAALFAAK